One genomic region from Balneola sp. encodes:
- the aroB gene encoding 3-dehydroquinate synthase gives MSESISVQTSTQNKYELHFGYDLSAELESYIRQFGSSKAFLMVDAFVLEHHRTHFERALKKHFSELHVFEVPRGEQAKNIEVYKQALDFVLNEGVERGTPLFAIGGGVTGDLSGFVAATVLRGIPLVHVPSTLLAMVDSSIGGKTGINHTTGKNLIGSFYQPKAVFMDVKYLETLAYKEWVNGLSEVLKYGMIHSPEILDEVKTLLDEDNFTNGKSWLPLIQKSAQIKVDVVSEDVLEAGRRAFLNFGHTFAHVIEREGAYKQYSHGEAVYAGMIAAVHASNSLGASIELSNLLQFKALYKLSLDKISSSPAELVEWMKTDKKVKDEQIRLVLLKEMASPYVYNVSETEFVKLAWHHTLNIFQ, from the coding sequence ATGTCTGAATCTATATCCGTTCAAACATCCACACAAAATAAGTACGAACTGCACTTTGGCTATGACCTTTCTGCAGAGCTGGAATCCTATATCCGGCAATTTGGCTCATCTAAAGCTTTCTTGATGGTTGATGCTTTTGTGTTGGAGCACCATAGAACTCATTTTGAAAGGGCATTAAAAAAGCATTTTTCAGAATTACACGTATTTGAAGTTCCTCGTGGCGAGCAAGCCAAAAATATCGAAGTTTATAAACAAGCTTTGGATTTTGTATTGAACGAGGGCGTGGAGCGAGGAACTCCTCTATTTGCGATTGGCGGAGGGGTAACCGGTGATTTGTCCGGTTTTGTAGCTGCAACGGTACTTAGAGGCATACCTTTAGTCCATGTTCCTTCAACTTTGCTGGCCATGGTCGATAGCTCGATTGGCGGGAAAACAGGTATAAATCATACTACCGGCAAAAACCTAATTGGGAGCTTTTACCAACCCAAAGCGGTTTTTATGGACGTTAAGTATCTGGAAACTTTAGCCTACAAAGAATGGGTGAATGGACTCAGCGAAGTACTTAAATATGGAATGATTCACAGCCCGGAAATTCTTGACGAAGTAAAAACCTTGTTGGATGAGGATAATTTCACAAATGGAAAATCTTGGCTGCCTCTTATCCAAAAAAGTGCACAGATAAAAGTGGATGTTGTTTCAGAAGATGTGCTGGAAGCCGGAAGACGAGCTTTTTTGAACTTCGGGCATACTTTTGCTCATGTGATTGAAAGAGAAGGAGCCTATAAGCAATACTCCCATGGTGAAGCTGTTTATGCAGGAATGATAGCTGCGGTTCATGCTTCGAATTCTTTGGGAGCTTCTATTGAGTTGTCCAATTTATTGCAGTTTAAAGCGTTGTATAAATTGTCTCTGGATAAAATATCATCATCACCGGCAGAACTTGTTGAATGGATGAAAACAGATAAGAAAGTAAAGGACGAACAAATTCGACTGGTTTTATTAAAGGAAATGGCTTCTCCCTATGTATATAACGTTTCTGAGACGGAATTTGTTAAACTTGCCTGGCATCATACTCTAAATATTTTTCAATAG
- the rnr gene encoding ribonuclease R — MSKNKRQTKFDELVVDLIRNSPENTLSREQIISVLRLNSDKEIKQLDKCLSRLANSNVISRKDHYIMLADKKKGQSKSKSSKSSDIYEGRIDISVRGTGYVITDELEEDIMISSRDVGTALNDDRVKVKVTGSNKRSSQPRGKILEILSRGKDFYVGTLTEVSKDNYVIESDKKSVHTNFFVLPDFVNGAESGDKVIFELENWVHPKALPEARIKSVLGKSGSNDANILSILAENDMVAEFPKNVSEYADQIPTEIPEEECARRRDIRDENVFTIDPADAKDFDDALSIKKLDNGNYYLGVHIADVTHYLTPKTVLDEEAHSRGTSVYLVDRVIPMLPEVLSNGVCSLRPNEDKLTYSCFMEINSQGKLVSYSVEETVIHSKQRFTYEEAQEVVDGKKHKFSNEVQTVAELARILLDKRFREGAIDFDSPEPKFVLDDNGKPVNVILKERIFAHRLIEECMLMANKTVAQHVEEMRKDSGKKRSKDLYPFFYRVHDKPDTEKLNAIAEQVKPIGIKFEVGNSISPKKINDLLKKVENTSLESIVNGLMLRAMAKAEYSPDNLGHFGLGFGHYAHFTSPIRRYPDVIVHRLLKGYNSGARVYTHDQLKKDGEHCSARERVAVDAERDSVKLKQVEFLSSKIGESFDGIISGVMERGIFITLKDIYCEGMIRMTDLKSDYFVFNEKRHALVGKKSGKQYQLGDEIRVRVKSTNLEKRQIDFGLAR, encoded by the coding sequence ATGAGTAAGAATAAAAGACAGACAAAGTTTGACGAGTTGGTTGTAGATTTAATCCGCAACAGCCCGGAAAACACATTATCAAGAGAACAAATAATTAGTGTACTTCGCTTAAATAGCGATAAGGAAATAAAACAACTGGACAAGTGCCTGAGCCGACTGGCTAACAGCAACGTAATCAGCCGAAAGGATCATTACATCATGTTAGCGGATAAGAAGAAGGGGCAAAGTAAAAGTAAGTCATCAAAATCATCGGACATATATGAGGGGAGAATTGATATCTCAGTTCGGGGAACCGGTTATGTGATTACGGATGAGCTTGAAGAAGACATTATGATTTCTTCAAGAGATGTTGGAACGGCCTTGAATGATGACCGGGTTAAGGTAAAAGTGACTGGATCTAATAAAAGATCAAGCCAGCCAAGGGGTAAAATCCTCGAAATTCTTTCAAGAGGAAAAGACTTTTATGTTGGAACTCTGACTGAAGTCAGCAAAGACAATTATGTAATAGAGTCCGACAAGAAATCCGTTCATACTAACTTCTTTGTACTGCCTGATTTTGTGAATGGTGCAGAGAGTGGGGATAAGGTTATTTTTGAACTTGAGAATTGGGTTCATCCTAAAGCACTTCCGGAAGCAAGAATAAAATCAGTTTTAGGTAAATCAGGTTCTAACGACGCCAACATTCTTTCCATTTTGGCTGAGAATGATATGGTTGCTGAATTTCCTAAAAATGTTTCAGAATATGCAGATCAAATTCCTACTGAAATTCCTGAAGAAGAATGTGCTCGCCGCCGTGATATCAGAGATGAAAATGTCTTTACGATTGATCCGGCCGATGCCAAAGACTTTGATGACGCACTAAGCATTAAGAAGCTCGATAACGGAAATTACTATCTCGGTGTACACATTGCCGACGTGACTCATTATCTCACTCCAAAAACTGTTTTGGATGAAGAGGCACACAGCCGTGGAACAAGTGTTTATCTCGTCGATCGTGTTATACCAATGCTCCCTGAAGTGTTAAGTAATGGGGTATGTAGTTTACGCCCGAACGAAGATAAGCTGACGTATAGCTGTTTCATGGAAATCAATTCTCAGGGTAAGTTAGTAAGCTACTCTGTTGAGGAAACGGTTATTCATTCCAAGCAGCGCTTTACTTACGAAGAAGCACAGGAAGTCGTAGACGGTAAAAAGCATAAGTTCAGTAATGAAGTACAAACAGTAGCAGAACTAGCCCGCATCTTACTTGATAAGAGATTTCGGGAGGGCGCTATAGACTTTGATTCTCCAGAACCAAAATTTGTACTTGATGATAATGGTAAGCCTGTAAATGTGATTCTCAAAGAACGTATATTTGCACACCGTTTGATTGAGGAGTGTATGCTGATGGCTAACAAAACTGTTGCCCAGCATGTTGAAGAGATGCGGAAAGATTCAGGCAAAAAGCGCTCAAAAGATCTCTATCCATTCTTTTATCGCGTACATGATAAGCCGGATACGGAAAAATTAAACGCTATTGCTGAGCAAGTTAAGCCTATAGGAATCAAGTTTGAAGTGGGTAATAGCATCAGCCCAAAGAAAATTAACGACCTTCTTAAGAAAGTGGAAAATACAAGCTTGGAGTCTATCGTTAATGGACTGATGTTACGAGCAATGGCTAAAGCTGAATATTCTCCGGACAACCTTGGGCACTTTGGATTAGGGTTTGGACATTATGCACACTTTACAAGCCCTATTCGCCGTTACCCCGATGTAATTGTTCACCGCCTGTTAAAAGGCTACAATTCAGGAGCTCGTGTTTATACACACGATCAGCTTAAGAAAGATGGCGAACATTGCAGTGCACGCGAACGAGTTGCTGTAGATGCTGAACGTGATTCCGTTAAGTTAAAACAAGTGGAATTCTTGAGCTCTAAAATCGGCGAGTCTTTTGATGGAATTATCAGTGGTGTTATGGAACGTGGAATTTTTATAACACTAAAAGACATTTATTGTGAAGGAATGATCAGAATGACCGATCTGAAAAGTGATTACTTCGTATTCAACGAAAAGCGCCATGCTTTGGTTGGTAAAAAAAGCGGAAAACAATATCAGCTGGGAGATGAAATCCGAGTTCGTGTCAAGAGCACAAACCTGGAAAAACGACAAATTGATTTTGGATTAGCCCGGTAA
- the dapF gene encoding diaminopimelate epimerase, whose amino-acid sequence MKDIKFHKMQGAGNDFVVIDNRKYGFSLEEIIELTPKFCDRKFGVGGDGILVLEKAQKSEVDYTMIYRNADGSDAGMCGNGARCLVMFAYQNGFNATQTFNVHNNVYEAVVHKNGDVSIHFPVHVKPTKRTLNNVELIQADAATEHLITFVPSEKLEDEESLVKTGSELRYHEDVNPPGTNVNFVCISDEYSIELQTYERGVENLTLACGTGALASAIATHFNQSKQEKHSTYEVKVKGGILKASFDFNAANNTYHQLILTGPAHFVFEGIFTS is encoded by the coding sequence ATGAAGGATATTAAATTTCATAAAATGCAGGGAGCCGGAAATGACTTTGTGGTCATCGATAACCGAAAGTATGGCTTTTCCCTTGAGGAGATTATTGAATTAACTCCCAAATTTTGTGACCGCAAATTTGGCGTTGGCGGTGATGGTATCCTTGTGCTTGAAAAAGCTCAAAAGTCTGAAGTTGACTACACTATGATTTACCGCAATGCCGATGGAAGTGATGCCGGTATGTGTGGAAATGGAGCGCGATGCCTCGTCATGTTTGCTTATCAAAATGGGTTTAATGCCACGCAGACTTTTAATGTGCACAATAACGTGTACGAAGCTGTAGTCCATAAAAACGGAGATGTAAGTATTCATTTTCCGGTTCATGTTAAGCCCACTAAGCGGACATTGAATAATGTTGAGCTTATACAGGCTGATGCCGCAACAGAGCATCTCATCACCTTTGTTCCTTCTGAGAAGTTAGAAGACGAGGAAAGTTTAGTTAAAACTGGAAGTGAGTTGCGTTACCACGAAGACGTAAATCCACCGGGAACAAACGTAAACTTTGTATGTATTTCAGATGAGTATTCAATTGAATTACAGACTTATGAGCGTGGTGTAGAAAACCTGACTCTTGCATGTGGAACCGGAGCATTAGCTTCTGCCATTGCCACTCATTTCAATCAGAGTAAACAAGAGAAACATTCCACCTACGAAGTGAAAGTTAAAGGCGGAATCCTCAAAGCTTCCTTCGATTTTAATGCAGCCAATAACACCTATCATCAATTAATCTTAACAGGGCCAGCTCATTTTGTATTTGAAGGTATTTTTACTTCGTAA
- a CDS encoding prevent-host-death protein: MIINKKSFSLIAIWICISGTIQGQQLTGTLYGTVVEYATESPLEYVTIAIIDSTLALGTVTDEEGRFELKKIPVGRHNIRISMVGFEAQILNNVLISSGANPSLNIKLKERPFELDEITVQPKPLKEMPVNRIATVSAKRLSMEEANRFAGGFDDPARLVSSFAGVASNIGSNEIIIRGNSPKGILWRMEGVNISNPNHFADINGFGGGGITALSSKMLASSDFFTGAFPAEYGNAMSGVFDLSMREGNSNEYEHSFLAGFMGFDFASEGPINEESGASYLFNYRYSTFGLLSVILPNIDLGIQYQDLAFNINLPTDKTGTFSIWGLGLMDESGTSPDDDTLGSDYKWQYYEDLTTEDSDFKTGIVGVSNKLLLNGKGYLKTTISGSVNEINLMGSRLDSTFTTNYPVENIQFNEGSIQFSSTLNYALNSRHANRTGFVYNNLSYDYLLQEAPEFGEPLATFADDEGSSYLLQAFSQSSFNFGNLEFNPGLHYMYFGLNGEQSVEPRLGATYQINPRNKISIGYGIHSQLEKLSFYLSDVPVDNRTEQLNKDLKLSKSQHFVLAYDRLIGEHTHLVIEPYYQYLYDIPVIDGSYFSMLNLKNDFFINEELVSDGTGSNLGVDITLERFLHKGWYYLATFSIFNSEYIGGDGVERNTQFNRKQISNFLIGKEWMVKNRNIFSASVKYTYLGGSFMNPVDEAASLEAKEIIEDYSNAFSERTPNSNIASLTFTYRVNKEKYSSHWSLQILNTLGAKEYLGYQYNFRDHSIDQNDDTIVVPNFSYRIDF, from the coding sequence ATGATTATAAATAAAAAATCTTTTTCCCTGATAGCAATTTGGATCTGCATTTCAGGGACAATTCAGGGACAACAGCTAACGGGTACTCTTTATGGAACCGTAGTAGAGTATGCAACAGAATCTCCTTTGGAATATGTCACCATTGCCATTATTGATTCTACCCTTGCCCTTGGCACTGTAACTGATGAAGAAGGCCGGTTTGAACTTAAAAAAATCCCGGTTGGCCGACACAATATCCGTATTTCAATGGTTGGGTTTGAGGCTCAGATACTTAATAACGTCTTGATATCAAGTGGAGCTAATCCTTCGCTGAATATCAAACTTAAAGAACGTCCTTTTGAGCTGGATGAAATCACGGTTCAACCCAAACCACTAAAAGAAATGCCGGTAAACCGAATTGCTACGGTAAGTGCAAAGCGCCTGAGTATGGAAGAAGCAAATCGCTTTGCCGGGGGATTTGATGATCCTGCCCGCCTGGTCTCTTCTTTTGCCGGAGTTGCCAGTAATATTGGCTCAAACGAAATTATAATTCGGGGAAACTCTCCCAAAGGAATTCTTTGGCGTATGGAAGGCGTGAACATTTCCAATCCTAATCACTTTGCCGATATCAATGGATTTGGAGGCGGAGGCATAACAGCCCTCAGCAGTAAAATGCTGGCTAGTTCAGATTTCTTCACCGGAGCCTTCCCTGCTGAATACGGTAATGCAATGTCAGGTGTTTTTGATCTTTCGATGCGGGAAGGAAACTCTAATGAATATGAACACTCTTTTTTAGCGGGATTCATGGGATTTGACTTCGCTTCCGAAGGTCCTATCAATGAAGAATCCGGGGCTTCATATTTGTTCAACTATCGTTATTCCACCTTTGGTTTATTGAGTGTAATATTGCCAAATATCGACCTTGGCATTCAATATCAAGACCTTGCTTTCAACATCAATCTCCCGACTGATAAGACAGGTACTTTTTCAATCTGGGGACTTGGACTGATGGATGAATCCGGTACCTCTCCGGATGATGACACGCTCGGTTCCGATTACAAATGGCAATACTATGAAGATCTCACCACCGAAGACAGTGATTTTAAAACCGGTATTGTTGGCGTTTCAAATAAGCTTTTACTAAATGGAAAGGGATACTTAAAGACCACGATTTCTGGATCCGTGAATGAAATCAATTTGATGGGGTCCCGCCTGGATTCAACATTTACTACAAATTACCCAGTCGAGAATATTCAATTCAATGAAGGAAGCATTCAGTTTTCTTCCACATTAAACTATGCTTTAAACAGTCGGCACGCGAATCGTACGGGCTTTGTCTATAATAATCTCAGCTACGACTATTTGCTACAGGAAGCGCCGGAGTTCGGTGAGCCGTTGGCTACTTTTGCTGATGATGAAGGATCAAGTTATTTACTTCAAGCCTTTTCACAATCATCGTTTAACTTTGGGAATCTTGAGTTCAATCCCGGTCTGCATTACATGTATTTCGGGTTGAATGGTGAGCAATCGGTGGAACCTCGACTTGGAGCAACGTATCAGATCAACCCAAGAAATAAAATCAGCATAGGTTACGGCATCCATTCTCAATTGGAGAAACTGAGTTTTTACCTATCGGATGTCCCTGTTGACAACAGAACCGAACAGCTGAACAAAGATTTGAAACTCAGTAAATCACAGCATTTCGTATTGGCCTACGACCGCTTGATTGGTGAGCATACGCATCTTGTGATTGAGCCTTATTACCAATACTTGTATGATATTCCGGTGATTGACGGGAGCTATTTTTCTATGCTGAACCTCAAGAACGACTTTTTCATCAATGAGGAATTAGTGAGTGACGGGACCGGTTCAAATCTTGGAGTAGATATTACGCTGGAGCGTTTTCTACATAAAGGGTGGTACTACTTGGCTACTTTCTCCATCTTCAATTCTGAATATATTGGAGGCGACGGCGTAGAACGCAACACCCAATTTAACCGTAAGCAGATTTCCAATTTCCTGATCGGAAAAGAATGGATGGTGAAAAACAGAAATATCTTCAGCGCCAGCGTGAAATATACTTATCTCGGAGGTAGCTTCATGAATCCCGTTGATGAAGCGGCCTCTTTAGAAGCGAAGGAAATTATCGAAGACTACAGCAATGCTTTCAGTGAGAGGACTCCTAATTCCAACATTGCCAGCCTCACGTTTACTTACAGGGTGAATAAAGAGAAGTATTCAAGCCATTGGTCGCTACAAATTTTAAACACTCTGGGAGCGAAAGAATACCTTGGTTATCAATATAACTTCCGGGACCACTCCATTGATCAGAATGACGACACAATTGTTGTTCCGAATTTTAGTTATCGGATTGATTTTTGA
- a CDS encoding peptidase S41 produces MTLAFLSLFITANGFAQSKILFATQPSISPDASTIVFSYESDLWKVPANGGAAVRLTGMDGEETASSISPDGKWLAFTSNQYGNDDVYMMPVDGGEITQLTYHQAGDQVESWSWDSKTIYFRSGRYNRVSAYAVSIEGGTPERLFGHYHNNVHNLVKHPSENTYFFNESWESFIFPQRKKYKGPFNPDIKSYSLDSETFTKHTNWEGKDMWPTLDQSGNLFFVSDEFNGEYNLYKLSGNNKEQLTRFNTSVVSPKVSANGKTIVFEKEYQLFTYDVASGKSTAIPITIFKNNTLTKEQSFDVENSVTSFDVSPDKKKLAFTSRGELFVSDIKGKFIRQIETNALGRVLEVKWLKDNKTLMFNQTAEGYQNWFTTAADGSGMEKQVTKDEDNNRALELNSDRTKGIYISGRDKLKLIDLESLKTETIVEDEFWGFQNQQPRFSPNDEYVLYTARRDFEHDIFTYHIESEEIMNLTATGVSESDPFWSPDGKYIYFSSSRTSPSYPRGGGETDLFQMALDTYEEPYKSDKFDELFVEKEEDDDSKEEESEEDESSMEISINTDGLMHRLEDIGENFGSQFSPFVVQDGDKTMVLYLSNHDEGNTGLYVTTLQPFESPETKKFDGVRFAGNITEVDGSLYGLSGGSVYELDAASAKATQIETEFEFKRNLRAEFNQMFEELWANIEENFYNDTFHGINWEEIRDRYRTYLPSVNNRNDFSRIMNDMLGELNSSHMGFTTFGEEEQEFYSTVSLSTGLTFDANNPFRVASVVADGPADVAGKDIQPGDVLTAIDGKEVNTEMNREMYFNRPSMPEEVSLTFQRNRNSFTTKIHPESYFSTRNNLYDEWVDEKQEMVDSETDERVAYVHMKNMGGGELENFLTEMTSEGYHRDALILDLRYNTGGNVHNDVLQFLSQQPYAKWKYRNGELASQPNFTPAAKPIILLQNEQSLSDAEVTAAGFKALNLGTIVGTETYRWIIFTSGKGLVDGSFYRLPAWGVYTLDDERNLERTGVKPDIEVFNNFKDRLNGTDPQLTKAIELALEQLGNN; encoded by the coding sequence CTGACTTTAGCATTCCTGTCTTTATTCATTACTGCTAACGGTTTTGCGCAAAGCAAAATTTTGTTTGCTACCCAACCTTCTATCTCTCCTGACGCTTCCACTATTGTTTTTTCGTATGAAAGTGATTTATGGAAAGTACCAGCAAACGGCGGAGCTGCAGTTAGATTAACCGGAATGGATGGTGAAGAAACGGCGTCCAGTATTTCGCCGGATGGTAAGTGGCTAGCCTTTACCTCTAATCAATATGGAAATGATGATGTATACATGATGCCTGTTGATGGAGGAGAAATCACTCAGCTGACCTATCATCAGGCTGGCGATCAGGTTGAATCATGGAGCTGGGATTCCAAAACTATATACTTCCGTTCGGGCCGATATAACCGTGTAAGTGCCTATGCTGTCAGTATTGAAGGCGGTACTCCGGAACGACTTTTTGGGCATTATCATAACAACGTACACAACCTGGTAAAGCATCCTTCTGAAAACACCTATTTCTTTAATGAATCGTGGGAAAGCTTCATATTTCCTCAACGAAAAAAGTATAAAGGCCCCTTCAATCCAGATATTAAATCTTACAGCCTGGATTCTGAAACCTTTACCAAGCATACCAACTGGGAAGGGAAAGATATGTGGCCAACTCTAGATCAAAGCGGAAATCTTTTCTTCGTTTCTGATGAATTTAATGGTGAGTATAATCTCTATAAGCTAAGTGGAAATAATAAAGAACAATTGACTCGCTTTAACACCTCAGTAGTTAGCCCAAAAGTCAGTGCTAACGGAAAGACCATAGTTTTTGAGAAGGAATACCAGCTGTTTACCTACGATGTTGCTTCCGGTAAATCCACTGCTATACCTATTACCATTTTCAAGAATAACACCCTTACTAAAGAGCAAAGTTTTGATGTCGAAAATAGCGTTACCTCATTTGATGTATCACCTGATAAAAAGAAACTGGCCTTTACTTCACGGGGTGAATTATTTGTCTCAGATATCAAAGGAAAATTCATTCGCCAAATAGAAACCAATGCTTTGGGAAGAGTACTTGAAGTAAAATGGCTGAAAGACAATAAGACGCTCATGTTTAACCAAACTGCGGAGGGTTATCAAAACTGGTTTACTACCGCAGCCGATGGATCGGGAATGGAAAAGCAAGTGACTAAAGATGAAGATAACAACCGAGCCCTTGAGTTGAATTCAGATCGCACTAAAGGAATTTATATCAGCGGCAGAGATAAATTAAAGCTGATTGACCTTGAATCACTAAAAACCGAAACCATTGTAGAAGATGAGTTTTGGGGATTCCAGAATCAGCAGCCTCGTTTCTCTCCCAATGACGAATATGTGCTTTATACAGCCCGCCGTGATTTTGAGCATGATATCTTTACATACCATATTGAGTCCGAAGAAATCATGAATCTAACAGCAACTGGTGTTTCGGAATCGGATCCTTTCTGGTCTCCTGATGGTAAATATATTTACTTCTCATCATCCCGAACCAGTCCTTCCTACCCAAGGGGCGGTGGAGAAACAGATCTCTTCCAAATGGCTTTAGACACCTATGAAGAACCTTATAAATCGGATAAGTTCGATGAGCTGTTTGTTGAAAAAGAAGAAGACGATGATTCCAAAGAGGAAGAATCAGAAGAAGATGAAAGCAGTATGGAGATTTCGATCAATACAGATGGTTTAATGCATCGTTTAGAAGATATCGGGGAGAATTTTGGATCCCAATTTTCACCTTTTGTAGTTCAGGACGGTGACAAAACCATGGTGCTTTATCTAAGTAATCATGATGAAGGAAATACCGGACTCTATGTAACCACCCTTCAGCCTTTTGAAAGTCCCGAGACCAAGAAGTTTGATGGTGTTCGTTTTGCAGGAAATATCACAGAGGTAGATGGAAGTTTATATGGTTTATCCGGCGGTTCTGTTTATGAATTAGACGCAGCTTCCGCAAAAGCGACTCAAATAGAAACCGAGTTTGAGTTCAAACGAAACCTCAGAGCTGAGTTCAATCAGATGTTTGAGGAGCTTTGGGCGAATATTGAAGAGAATTTCTATAACGACACTTTTCATGGAATCAATTGGGAAGAAATCAGAGACCGATACCGCACCTACCTCCCATCGGTTAATAATAGAAATGATTTCAGCCGCATCATGAATGACATGCTTGGGGAATTGAATTCTTCTCACATGGGCTTTACCACCTTTGGAGAAGAGGAGCAGGAGTTCTATTCAACCGTTTCACTTTCTACAGGACTCACCTTTGATGCAAATAATCCATTTAGAGTGGCATCTGTTGTTGCAGACGGACCTGCAGATGTAGCCGGGAAAGATATTCAACCAGGCGATGTACTTACCGCTATCGATGGCAAAGAGGTAAATACCGAGATGAACCGTGAGATGTATTTCAACCGGCCTTCAATGCCTGAAGAAGTTTCTCTGACATTCCAAAGAAATCGTAATTCATTCACCACAAAAATTCACCCAGAGTCATATTTCTCTACTCGAAACAATTTATACGATGAGTGGGTAGATGAGAAACAAGAAATGGTAGATTCCGAGACCGATGAGCGAGTTGCCTATGTCCATATGAAAAACATGGGCGGTGGCGAATTGGAAAATTTCCTTACCGAAATGACTTCAGAAGGCTATCACCGCGATGCCTTAATTTTAGATTTACGCTATAACACGGGCGGAAATGTTCATAATGATGTACTCCAGTTTCTTTCCCAACAGCCATATGCTAAATGGAAATACAGAAATGGTGAGTTAGCCTCTCAGCCAAACTTCACTCCTGCAGCAAAACCCATTATCCTCTTACAGAATGAACAATCGCTAAGTGATGCTGAGGTAACGGCAGCCGGATTCAAAGCTTTGAATTTAGGAACTATTGTAGGAACCGAAACCTACCGCTGGATTATCTTTACTTCAGGGAAAGGCTTAGTTGATGGCTCTTTCTATCGCCTGCCGGCTTGGGGTGTTTATACGCTTGATGATGAGCGTAATCTGGAGCGCACCGGTGTAAAACCTGATATTGAAGTGTTTAACAATTTCAAAGATCGCCTAAACGGAACTGATCCTCAGCTAACAAAAGCCATTGAACTGGCTTTGGAGCAGTTAGGGAACAATTAA
- the dacB gene encoding D-alanyl-D-alanine carboxypeptidase/D-alanyl-D-alanine-endopeptidase, which produces MKLLFRIAGILILALLAELTHGQNLKSILDQAPNQEAFWSVTVRDANGEILESFNSEKVIIPASNQKLLTTAAILDHFGSDYQFETNIYGDGELERDIWKGNLIIKGSGDPSISGDLYDGDRYHVFEKFVAQLKVKGIEKIDGFLIADQSLFDSQLYPKGWDWYDFSFYYGVQISPLSFNNNAVDLEVFADGEIGDTPRITWFPDSTDYVDFENKQVISHPETEYDEYYRRELGGNKIVLGSSLPQGYYEDESLSVDDPLMFFLDSFKDYLNNNGIQFEGGIVVYGQAFEYDTTNVLATHFSKPMTELIKWANKESDNFYTEMLLKTLSAETDNQPGSFEGGIKEVRNFVAKQGLDTTHIQMNDGSGMAGGNFNKTSLLSELLVKMKDHQEFDTYFSSMSVAGIDGTLAHRMKGTPLYRNFKGKSGFVTGVRTLSGYFEAKSGKQLIVSLAANNYISEKVRPIDAVHEQILMYLYDKY; this is translated from the coding sequence ATGAAGCTCTTATTCCGCATTGCAGGAATTCTGATACTCGCACTTCTTGCGGAATTAACCCATGGTCAAAATCTTAAGTCTATATTAGATCAGGCTCCCAATCAGGAAGCTTTTTGGTCGGTAACCGTTCGGGATGCAAATGGTGAAATTCTGGAAAGCTTTAACTCTGAAAAGGTCATAATTCCTGCATCTAATCAAAAGCTGTTAACTACAGCTGCTATTTTAGATCACTTTGGCTCCGATTATCAGTTTGAAACCAATATTTATGGTGATGGCGAGCTGGAAAGAGATATCTGGAAAGGGAACCTGATTATAAAAGGAAGTGGTGATCCATCCATAAGCGGCGATTTATATGATGGAGATCGATACCACGTCTTTGAAAAATTTGTCGCCCAGCTCAAAGTTAAAGGAATAGAAAAGATTGATGGATTTCTGATCGCTGATCAAAGTCTCTTCGACAGTCAACTATATCCTAAAGGATGGGATTGGTACGACTTCTCATTCTATTATGGAGTACAAATCAGCCCGCTATCCTTCAATAATAATGCTGTCGATTTGGAAGTATTTGCTGATGGTGAAATAGGAGATACTCCAAGAATTACCTGGTTTCCTGATAGTACAGACTATGTTGACTTTGAAAACAAACAGGTCATCAGCCACCCTGAGACTGAGTATGATGAATATTATCGGCGTGAGCTTGGAGGCAATAAAATAGTACTGGGAAGCAGCTTGCCCCAAGGATATTATGAAGATGAATCTTTGTCTGTGGATGATCCCCTTATGTTTTTCCTGGATTCCTTCAAAGATTATCTAAACAATAACGGAATTCAGTTCGAAGGCGGGATTGTAGTTTATGGACAGGCTTTTGAGTATGATACTACCAACGTGTTGGCTACCCATTTCTCCAAGCCAATGACTGAGCTAATCAAGTGGGCAAATAAAGAAAGCGATAATTTTTATACTGAAATGTTGCTTAAAACACTTTCAGCTGAAACCGACAATCAGCCCGGTTCTTTTGAGGGAGGGATAAAAGAGGTCCGAAACTTTGTAGCTAAGCAGGGGTTAGATACGACTCATATTCAAATGAATGATGGTTCAGGTATGGCAGGAGGAAACTTCAACAAAACCAGTCTTCTTTCAGAGCTATTAGTGAAGATGAAGGATCACCAGGAGTTTGATACCTATTTTAGTAGTATGTCTGTTGCAGGTATTGATGGAACACTTGCTCACCGAATGAAGGGCACACCGCTCTATAGAAACTTCAAAGGAAAATCAGGTTTTGTGACAGGAGTTAGAACGCTCAGCGGATATTTTGAGGCTAAATCAGGAAAGCAGTTGATCGTCAGTCTGGCTGCCAATAATTATATTTCGGAGAAAGTTCGCCCCATTGACGCTGTTCACGAACAGATTTTGATGTATCTGTATGATAAATATTGA